A genome region from Psychrobacter jeotgali includes the following:
- a CDS encoding two-partner secretion domain-containing protein: MNAQCYRVIFNKARGMLMVVSESVRSQGKTSNPSEGGSAISQVAGGSQTSTQVSAGSRYQGGKLMTLRSHLLLALGLATIIGSSVSNSAYADTTNIVADRNAAANQQAVIINTSSGKTQVNIQTPSAAGVSRNVFSKFDVGQDGAILNNSRTNAQTQLAGWVEGNPYLARGEARVILNEVNSSDPSRLTGFTEIAGGRAELIIANPAGITCAGCGFINAARTTLTTGNALMDQDRLTGFDIKEGNIRVDGDGLDTSGSDYTQILAKTTEINAAVYANTLDVITGNNSVSYETDGADSIITPKSSTGSNQATGVALDVSALGAMYAGKIRLIGTDKGMGVTNAGSIIASSGSLQLDSNGNLINSGSLIANQGKVDIANKGNRVDNSGTIASSRASIDIDSGALSNSGVISSYDTLTAQQTGSIDNSGEIAAGSFDVNSAELNNSGKLLQTGTGDLSIATQQLINKQGGVIGRDLYPDDTTNSPTVTPSKTPPTTANNGSSVEASTDGNTPSSETPETLPIITQNGRISTDSLTNTGSIYTNDNINVSADSIANQGKSSLAVSSLNIANNGSTINTDSRLQLDSINWQLANFDNSRGQITALNDIAIQSANQIMNTQGRIAAVGDIDLKSQHQFDNTKGVVESNGTITTQSSALDNTQGRLSSQGGLTINADGNLINTQGRLNSNNDLTINTARLSNDTGNINAQGNLDIAANTLNNSGQMYGQANNQITIKDALQNSGLIASQADTKVKAGTITQTASGSLIAGMQTDGSLLESGNAALSVTAKDKIVSQGKQIATGDMALSGSSVSLDDSVTQAHNITMRATTGNLSNQKATIVAKENLTLDSAQGTLNNQSGEISAHNFDVKAKSLNNTDGKMTQTGNQDFMLSLAEGIDNTRGRIASNASNLTVNTNVLDNSSGAIVQTAQVSPSLSITADRVINNQGQVLSLGDQTWQVATGVDNQNGVIQAQRFDISANNVDNTDGRLIAVTNQDDANQEMVSQLRVTGDINNTKTDSIEANKAIISSNTGRLNINASGLTNEQGQISSVKDLTLTTDSLINSGSVYSQDNLDITNQGEMSNTGSIAAQSNTTITTGSLNQSTAGQLIAGLSPEGELSGSSNLTVTSRAQQTNAGTNIATGDISLKSSELDLTGSRNQSRNLSLTATAGDISLDKAVTKVTGMASLNTKSKLSNDGGVLQAGGFDWQVNKLSNIAGTINQTGSQDFSLVTNGTINNQNGVIGGKAESLTINTQGQLNNNQGSIVQSADVDTSANSGATIIADSLLNQQGKLISNGKMTATINKDFDNTEGGVQAEALQVSAGKLTNLNGQLVSQSGDLQLVATDITNQGDKAYIQSGNNLTIEARQLSNSDKATLMAQGAATITADDSFNNASGAVTASNESMTINGGILNNDAQIASVNKGVTINTSTINNTALGRLQAATDTTIDTEQSLNNQGLIATTKALKVATGGDLNNQTGTLSADAIDLLSQQGINNDGGLIIQSGTDEVLLVESKGLLSNKNTKTAANSDKQLGIITNSDVSITSSSLDNLSGLITANNLTIKSLDDINNKQGQLQASEQLAINATGNATLNNQDGQIGANKVNLIIGDASSGRINNNGAGSLIQAATDLALTTGTLNNQSTKQSTNSKKSQGILAGNTLAIHASAINNTGGQLLANDKTTIKASNQLNNQSGTINSHDVVISDSNTAGRRLVVTNNQGLINANKDLSIKAKGYSNAGGTISAVDQADINVSDSIYYGQGDTINAADLKLTTQGNFTNSGQLSGQNALTIDANNIANLKGAEITSNGTTALNTSANIDNRGLINGINTYLDAGNAVNNYSNGRIYGDHVAIETNTLNNTPDVFTKTEVENCEAGPGCLVENGIYYRVSSEPDPVIAARRRLDIGVNTLNNNPNQARSGIFNEDFNGQAQIISNGELHIAGSLDRNHHAVGKAENITNKGASIESVGDMSISTDKLNNVNADFKSINTSKAISVKQFTVDNQKFYDSDEIEIHRGGHKNKIHDLYIKETDTEHRNYNEWSYDEILTKKETLSSDPSRIISGQGIEFDLDGFNTDKSQIIAGSMINLQGKVASVDAESTQVIPKYSYEKVYLSNHYEDNDCRVNGPFGACWGSYRVTKTNTYNATQPVNPKVTGTPYQLKILNSDNQAIGVYDTAVTITNNDISSKINIDDPKANVVNQIKNAIDTLTQDKFTVTGQSDNTSVNATSLEDATNLLSKFAKAENNQLTDAQKQQLQALIDAQKSGNKVDKAAIDNLISSIDDQIAQTASEEIRTTGNAPTLPNSGLYGINPDSNANYLIETDSAFANYKNWLSSDYMLNRLQFDPAITQKRLGDGYYEQQYIRDQIMMLTGRYYLADYRSLDAQYKGLMDTGITTAQTLNLRPGIALTDEQVARLTTDMVWLVQQEITLADGTNQKVLVPKVYTRQAVNQIDGTGNLIAADRIDMQLSGDLTNQGNIVGHKQVKINASNLTNQNGGLIAGDYVQIDTVNDLNNLGGTLQANNAMQLDAGGDFNNESLTYTTSAAKGASNGARTGIAQIASIYVGDGLKGKTDAEGNPLTTFIANVGGNTTFAAGRLNNLGGSSLIDTQGDVALNAINTSYQTNSIGDANNYFKQGESIDVGSTLTGNSDIIIQSGNNITGTAIQISSDSGTVGIKAGNSITFTEGRNTKNLSTATKTTSKSFFSKETTQDRFDSQSDNAISSNIEGNQVAMQAGNDISLTGTNAISDKGTSLTAGGNIDILAAQNTSSESTFSQTKKSGLFGADGGMGFTIGKQQSDDTNAQSALTHTASNVGAIDGNVIIDAGGSYQQTGSNLIAGMGDDSSLDINDANRGNTVVRAKEINIDSVKDIYTNQSESKFKQTGLTVSVSNSLIDSARAIDDLADAAGNTQSVRMKGLASTAGLLKTKALAKQANSAGYDLLDGDLKGVGNTRIQATIGSQKSQSNSSSYTEVNQGSSITTNNLALIATGAGADSNIDINGSNLDVTNNALFQADNDFNVSGVAQNSQTRSTNKSSNAAIGGYASTGNGFGITANAGKGKGYANSDSVTYANSNINVGNTTTLDIGNDLNLKGGILNTDKIQGAIGGDVNIESLQDTAAYDSKQKNAGFTLDVALEGAGSSLSLNGGKTDINADYKAVGEQSGIFANEADLVTEGKGNFIGGVFTTSADAQANGKSNIVFKQGVTSQDINNTTSYEGDAISVGLSAGKIKDKPQATMSGLGYGTDSDSDSSITKGGVSGYNDPEGILTTENRETLGGKLESVFDASRVNEELGAQTIITKEFGKEAPKAVGDFANNRIKAIRADATLSDAEKNAAIAKWDEGGIYRVAAHTALGALATGSVEGALTTGGVAAAAPTLNEVQTKLAKALVDKGMSADIAEGAASGVVSLALLGAGSAAGLDTSSTATGVNVDANNRQLHPSEISQLKQRAKILAKGDKDTEEYWLNLLYGAAYAKVDAQGNNKFNQYKQGINNGIDASSQLGAELGNAYLADYQKAESIINEMSNNAKGSVYLKDNKGNRLTDNKGNDIGFLNADSNQYNYNTLLTNTYPPSPPNGGTSLRSNDPRRNLGTALDSQTKAAASQVANVGSGAITPVHPEDYALLGYGAAKTVTNIAKSSAVKGATKNTLPWGTWSSYPKKSFETPKGPQDFALIGDRYYSSHAVGRMQPSNQRYSSGISSEEGLRYNTGTKGMEPGILNYDGREMIRGRSISPNNVEAVINNSKPIKQNNGNWKHTSGDVEVILSPDKKRVITIIN; the protein is encoded by the coding sequence ATGAACGCACAATGCTACCGAGTTATCTTTAACAAAGCCCGTGGTATGCTGATGGTGGTGTCCGAATCGGTGCGCTCTCAAGGCAAAACCAGTAACCCAAGCGAAGGCGGCAGCGCTATTAGCCAAGTTGCTGGCGGCTCGCAAACAAGTACCCAAGTTAGTGCTGGGAGTCGCTATCAAGGTGGTAAGCTAATGACCCTGCGCTCGCATCTATTGCTAGCATTAGGTCTTGCCACTATCATTGGCAGCAGCGTTAGTAACAGTGCCTACGCCGACACTACGAACATTGTCGCTGATCGCAATGCGGCAGCTAACCAGCAAGCGGTGATCATTAATACCTCAAGTGGCAAAACCCAAGTCAATATTCAAACCCCAAGCGCCGCTGGAGTCTCACGTAACGTCTTTAGCAAGTTCGATGTGGGTCAAGACGGTGCTATTCTTAACAACAGCCGCACTAATGCGCAAACCCAGCTTGCTGGTTGGGTTGAGGGCAACCCCTATCTTGCTCGTGGTGAGGCTCGCGTCATCCTCAATGAGGTCAACTCAAGTGATCCGAGTCGTTTGACAGGTTTCACTGAGATCGCAGGCGGCCGCGCGGAGCTGATCATCGCCAACCCTGCCGGTATTACCTGCGCAGGTTGCGGCTTTATTAATGCGGCGCGTACCACGCTCACGACGGGTAATGCTTTGATGGATCAAGATCGTCTCACAGGCTTTGATATTAAAGAAGGTAATATCCGGGTTGATGGTGATGGCTTAGATACTAGTGGCTCCGACTATACGCAGATACTCGCCAAAACCACAGAGATTAATGCCGCGGTTTATGCCAATACCTTAGATGTCATTACTGGTAATAATAGCGTTAGCTATGAGACCGATGGCGCAGACTCAATCATTACGCCTAAAAGTTCAACGGGTAGCAATCAAGCAACAGGCGTTGCCCTTGATGTTTCAGCGCTGGGTGCAATGTATGCCGGAAAAATCCGTCTAATTGGTACTGATAAAGGTATGGGTGTGACCAATGCAGGCAGCATCATTGCCAGCTCAGGCAGTCTGCAACTCGATAGTAATGGTAACCTGATCAACTCAGGCAGCCTGATTGCCAATCAAGGCAAAGTAGATATCGCCAACAAAGGCAACAGAGTCGATAACTCAGGCACTATCGCAAGTTCCCGCGCTAGTATTGACATCGATAGTGGCGCATTAAGTAATAGCGGCGTTATCAGCAGTTATGATACTTTGACAGCGCAGCAAACGGGTAGTATCGATAACTCAGGTGAGATAGCTGCTGGTAGCTTTGATGTAAACTCTGCCGAGTTAAACAATAGCGGCAAACTGCTACAAACGGGCACAGGTGATTTGTCTATCGCGACCCAGCAACTGATTAATAAGCAAGGCGGCGTTATCGGTCGAGACCTGTATCCTGACGATACTACCAATTCGCCAACGGTAACCCCCTCTAAAACCCCACCAACCACCGCTAACAATGGTAGCAGCGTTGAAGCAAGTACCGATGGCAATACGCCGTCGTCTGAAACCCCTGAAACTTTACCTATTATCACTCAAAATGGTCGTATCAGCACTGACAGTCTGACCAATACCGGCAGCATCTATACTAATGATAATATCAATGTGTCGGCAGACAGTATTGCTAATCAAGGCAAATCCAGCTTAGCGGTCAGCAGCCTTAATATCGCTAATAATGGCAGTACGATAAATACCGACAGTCGCTTGCAACTCGATAGTATCAATTGGCAATTAGCCAATTTTGATAACAGCCGTGGTCAAATCACTGCGCTCAACGATATTGCTATTCAATCAGCCAATCAGATTATGAATACCCAAGGTCGTATCGCCGCTGTCGGTGACATTGATTTAAAGTCGCAGCACCAATTTGATAACACCAAAGGGGTTGTAGAGTCTAACGGCACGATAACGACGCAAAGCTCGGCGTTAGATAACACTCAAGGGAGACTAAGCAGTCAAGGCGGTTTAACGATTAACGCTGATGGCAATCTAATCAACACTCAAGGTCGGCTCAATAGTAATAATGACTTAACTATCAATACGGCTCGATTAAGCAATGATACGGGCAATATCAATGCCCAAGGTAATCTTGATATAGCCGCCAACACCCTAAACAACAGCGGGCAGATGTACGGTCAAGCTAATAACCAAATTACAATCAAAGACGCTCTACAAAACAGTGGCCTGATTGCCAGTCAAGCTGATACAAAAGTTAAAGCAGGTACTATCACGCAAACCGCTTCAGGTAGTCTCATTGCTGGGATGCAAACGGATGGAAGTCTACTTGAGAGCGGTAACGCCGCCTTGTCAGTGACGGCTAAAGACAAGATAGTTAGCCAAGGCAAGCAAATCGCTACTGGTGATATGGCTCTCAGCGGCAGTAGCGTGAGTCTAGATGACAGTGTCACGCAAGCGCATAATATTACCATGAGGGCTACCACGGGTAACCTCAGTAATCAAAAAGCGACGATAGTCGCCAAAGAGAATTTAACCCTTGATAGTGCTCAAGGCACTCTGAACAATCAAAGCGGTGAGATATCAGCGCATAATTTCGATGTTAAAGCCAAGAGTCTAAACAATACTGACGGTAAAATGACTCAAACGGGCAATCAAGACTTTATGCTAAGTTTAGCAGAAGGTATCGATAACACCCGAGGTCGTATTGCTAGTAACGCTAGCAATTTAACTGTAAATACTAATGTTTTGGATAACAGCAGTGGTGCTATTGTACAAACGGCGCAGGTTAGCCCTAGTCTGTCTATAACTGCAGATAGAGTGATTAATAATCAAGGTCAAGTCCTTAGCTTAGGCGATCAGACTTGGCAAGTGGCGACTGGCGTTGATAATCAAAATGGAGTGATACAAGCTCAGCGCTTCGATATTTCAGCAAATAATGTAGATAATACCGATGGCAGGCTAATCGCGGTCACAAACCAAGACGACGCTAATCAAGAGATGGTGAGTCAGCTGCGTGTCACAGGCGATATTAATAACACCAAAACTGATTCTATAGAAGCTAATAAAGCAATTATCAGTAGTAATACGGGTCGCCTAAATATTAATGCCAGTGGTTTGACTAATGAGCAAGGTCAGATATCAAGCGTCAAAGACTTAACGCTAACTACAGACAGCCTCATCAACAGCGGCAGTGTTTACAGCCAAGATAACCTAGACATCACCAATCAAGGTGAGATGAGCAATACCGGCAGCATCGCCGCACAAAGCAATACGACCATCACCACCGGCAGTCTTAATCAAAGTACTGCTGGTCAACTGATAGCAGGACTTAGCCCTGAGGGTGAGCTTAGCGGTAGCTCGAATCTAACGGTTACTAGTCGCGCCCAGCAAACCAACGCAGGTACTAATATTGCCACTGGTGATATTAGCTTAAAAAGTAGTGAGCTTGATTTGACGGGGAGTCGTAATCAAAGCCGTAATTTATCACTAACTGCTACTGCTGGTGATATTAGCTTAGATAAAGCCGTTACTAAGGTTACAGGAATGGCAAGCTTGAATACCAAAAGCAAGCTAAGTAATGATGGTGGTGTATTGCAAGCAGGTGGGTTTGATTGGCAAGTCAATAAGCTATCAAATATAGCCGGTACGATTAATCAAACAGGCAGTCAAGACTTTAGCTTAGTGACCAATGGCACTATCAATAACCAAAATGGCGTTATCGGTGGTAAAGCTGAAAGTTTGACTATCAACACTCAAGGACAGCTCAATAACAATCAAGGGTCGATAGTCCAAAGTGCTGATGTCGATACTAGTGCTAATAGTGGTGCCACCATCATTGCTGACTCTCTACTGAACCAACAAGGTAAGCTCATTAGTAATGGCAAGATGACGGCAACTATCAATAAAGACTTTGATAATACTGAGGGCGGGGTTCAAGCAGAGGCGCTACAAGTCTCTGCGGGCAAACTTACTAATTTAAATGGTCAGCTGGTCAGCCAAAGCGGCGACCTTCAGCTGGTTGCGACAGATATTACCAATCAAGGTGACAAGGCTTATATCCAAAGCGGTAATAATCTAACTATTGAAGCTAGGCAATTAAGCAATAGTGATAAAGCGACTCTGATGGCACAAGGTGCTGCAACCATCACAGCGGATGATAGCTTCAATAACGCTAGCGGCGCAGTTACAGCCAGTAATGAGTCTATGACAATCAATGGCGGTATTCTTAATAATGATGCACAGATTGCCTCAGTCAATAAAGGCGTTACGATCAATACCAGTACTATCAACAATACTGCTTTGGGACGTCTGCAAGCAGCTACTGATACGACTATCGATACAGAGCAGTCTTTGAACAATCAAGGTCTTATTGCAACGACTAAAGCCTTAAAGGTAGCTACAGGTGGCGATCTTAATAATCAGACGGGTACTTTGTCCGCAGATGCTATTGATTTGCTCAGTCAGCAAGGTATCAATAACGACGGTGGACTGATTATACAAAGCGGCACTGATGAAGTATTGTTAGTTGAAAGTAAAGGGCTGCTTAGTAATAAAAACACTAAGACTGCCGCTAATTCAGATAAGCAGCTCGGTATCATTACCAATAGCGATGTGTCTATTACTAGTAGTAGCTTAGACAATCTATCTGGACTTATCACGGCTAATAATCTAACTATAAAGAGCTTAGATGACATTAATAATAAACAAGGTCAACTGCAAGCCTCTGAGCAGCTGGCTATCAACGCAACTGGTAATGCTACCCTAAATAACCAAGACGGTCAGATTGGGGCTAATAAAGTTAATCTGATCATAGGTGATGCCAGCAGTGGTCGTATCAATAACAATGGCGCAGGTAGTCTCATTCAAGCCGCTACAGATTTAGCGTTAACTACGGGTACTTTAAATAATCAAAGTACCAAGCAATCGACAAACTCTAAAAAAAGCCAAGGTATTTTAGCCGGTAATACCCTAGCTATTCACGCCTCTGCCATTAATAACACGGGCGGACAGCTGCTAGCCAATGATAAAACCACTATCAAAGCTAGCAATCAGCTTAATAATCAGTCAGGTACGATCAATAGTCATGATGTTGTTATTAGTGATAGCAATACCGCAGGACGCCGTCTAGTCGTTACAAACAATCAAGGGCTTATTAACGCCAATAAAGATCTGAGTATCAAAGCTAAAGGATATAGCAATGCAGGCGGTACGATCAGTGCGGTGGATCAAGCTGATATCAATGTCTCTGATAGTATCTATTATGGTCAAGGCGATACCATCAATGCCGCTGATTTAAAACTGACCACACAAGGCAATTTCACTAATAGTGGTCAATTATCAGGTCAAAACGCTTTAACGATTGATGCCAATAATATCGCTAATCTAAAGGGTGCTGAGATCACCAGCAATGGCACTACTGCGCTCAATACCTCAGCTAACATTGACAATCGTGGTTTGATCAATGGTATTAATACTTATCTAGATGCAGGTAATGCAGTCAATAACTATAGTAATGGGCGTATCTATGGCGATCATGTTGCCATAGAGACAAATACTCTGAATAATACGCCTGATGTCTTTACTAAAACTGAGGTTGAGAATTGTGAGGCAGGACCTGGGTGTTTGGTTGAAAATGGTATTTATTATCGTGTCAGCTCAGAGCCTGATCCCGTTATTGCGGCTCGTCGCCGTTTAGACATCGGTGTGAACACCCTTAATAATAACCCCAATCAGGCACGTAGCGGTATCTTTAACGAGGACTTCAATGGACAAGCGCAGATTATCAGTAATGGCGAGCTGCATATCGCTGGTAGTTTAGATAGAAACCATCACGCTGTAGGTAAAGCAGAAAATATCACTAACAAAGGGGCTAGTATAGAATCCGTTGGTGATATGAGTATCAGTACTGATAAGCTTAATAATGTGAATGCAGATTTTAAGTCTATAAATACTTCTAAAGCAATAAGCGTAAAACAATTTACAGTAGATAATCAGAAATTTTATGATTCAGATGAAATAGAAATCCACAGAGGCGGACACAAGAACAAAATTCATGATTTATATATTAAGGAAACCGATACTGAACACCGTAACTATAATGAATGGAGTTATGACGAGATTTTGACCAAAAAAGAAACACTCTCTAGTGATCCAAGTCGTATTATATCTGGTCAAGGTATTGAGTTTGATTTAGATGGTTTCAATACTGATAAGAGTCAAATTATTGCTGGTAGTATGATTAATTTGCAAGGCAAAGTTGCAAGTGTTGATGCTGAATCAACGCAAGTGATACCAAAATATAGTTATGAGAAAGTTTATTTATCTAATCACTACGAAGATAATGATTGTCGAGTTAATGGCCCTTTTGGGGCATGTTGGGGTTCGTATAGAGTTACCAAAACTAATACTTATAATGCTACTCAGCCGGTAAATCCTAAAGTAACGGGAACACCTTATCAGCTTAAAATTCTTAATTCAGACAATCAAGCTATTGGGGTTTATGATACTGCAGTGACTATCACTAATAATGATATCAGCTCAAAGATCAACATAGATGATCCCAAAGCTAATGTAGTTAATCAGATAAAAAATGCCATCGACACCCTGACTCAAGACAAGTTTACAGTAACTGGACAGTCCGATAATACTTCTGTCAATGCCACAAGTCTTGAGGATGCAACTAATCTGTTATCTAAGTTTGCTAAAGCTGAAAACAATCAATTAACAGACGCTCAAAAGCAGCAGCTTCAAGCACTAATTGATGCTCAAAAAAGTGGCAACAAAGTTGATAAAGCCGCTATTGACAACCTGATTAGTAGTATCGATGACCAAATAGCGCAAACCGCTAGCGAAGAGATACGCACTACTGGCAACGCGCCAACCCTACCAAATAGTGGTCTCTACGGCATCAATCCTGATAGCAATGCTAATTATCTAATCGAGACTGATTCCGCCTTTGCCAATTATAAAAATTGGTTATCATCAGACTATATGTTAAACCGATTACAGTTTGATCCAGCTATCACCCAAAAGCGTTTGGGCGATGGCTACTACGAGCAGCAGTATATCCGTGATCAAATCATGATGCTCACGGGTCGCTATTATCTGGCTGACTACCGTAGCCTTGATGCCCAGTATAAAGGGCTGATGGATACAGGTATTACCACTGCTCAGACTCTAAACCTACGCCCCGGTATTGCCTTAACCGATGAGCAAGTGGCAAGGCTGACGACTGACATGGTCTGGCTGGTGCAGCAAGAGATTACGCTTGCTGATGGCACTAATCAAAAGGTCTTAGTCCCCAAAGTCTACACCCGACAAGCGGTCAATCAAATCGATGGTACTGGTAATCTCATCGCCGCTGACCGAATTGACATGCAACTGTCAGGTGACCTGACTAACCAAGGCAACATCGTTGGTCATAAACAGGTTAAGATTAATGCCAGCAACTTGACCAACCAAAACGGCGGCCTTATTGCAGGCGACTATGTACAAATAGACACGGTCAACGACTTAAATAACCTTGGCGGCACTCTGCAAGCCAATAATGCCATGCAGCTGGATGCCGGCGGCGACTTTAATAACGAGAGTCTGACTTATACCACCAGCGCTGCCAAAGGCGCGAGTAATGGTGCCCGTACTGGCATTGCCCAAATCGCCAGCATCTACGTGGGCGATGGTCTCAAAGGCAAAACGGATGCTGAGGGCAACCCACTAACCACCTTTATCGCCAACGTAGGCGGTAACACCACCTTCGCTGCTGGCCGTTTAAATAACCTAGGGGGTAGCAGCCTTATCGACACTCAAGGAGACGTTGCTCTTAATGCTATCAATACCAGCTACCAAACCAATAGCATTGGTGATGCTAACAACTACTTTAAGCAAGGCGAGTCCATCGATGTCGGCAGTACACTTACCGGTAACAGTGACATCATCATCCAATCAGGCAACAACATCACTGGCACCGCTATCCAAATCAGCAGCGATAGCGGCACCGTTGGCATTAAAGCTGGCAACAGCATTACCTTTACTGAGGGTCGTAACACCAAAAACCTAAGCACGGCGACCAAAACCACCAGCAAAAGCTTCTTTAGTAAAGAGACCACCCAAGATAGATTTGACAGCCAAAGTGATAACGCCATCAGCAGCAACATTGAAGGCAATCAAGTCGCTATGCAAGCGGGTAATGACATCAGCCTAACAGGTACTAACGCCATCAGTGACAAAGGCACCAGTCTTACGGCGGGCGGTAACATCGACATCCTCGCAGCACAAAACACCTCCAGTGAAAGCACCTTTAGTCAAACTAAAAAGTCAGGACTGTTCGGCGCTGACGGCGGCATGGGCTTTACCATCGGTAAGCAGCAAAGCGATGACACTAATGCTCAAAGCGCACTGACCCATACGGCAAGTAACGTTGGCGCTATCGATGGCAACGTCATCATTGACGCTGGTGGCAGCTATCAGCAGACAGGCAGCAATCTGATTGCTGGTATGGGTGATGATAGTAGCTTAGACATTAATGACGCCAACCGCGGCAATACGGTGGTACGTGCCAAAGAGATTAACATAGACAGCGTCAAAGATATCTATACCAATCAAAGCGAGAGTAAGTTTAAACAAACAGGTCTGACTGTCTCAGTCTCTAACAGCCTCATCGATAGCGCTCGTGCCATTGACGACCTAGCTGATGCGGCAGGTAACACCCAAAGTGTACGCATGAAAGGCTTGGCAAGTACAGCTGGGCTACTTAAAACCAAAGCATTGGCTAAACAAGCGAACAGTGCAGGATATGATTTACTCGATGGCGACCTCAAAGGCGTTGGCAACACGCGTATTCAAGCCACCATCGGTAGTCAGAAGTCTCAATCTAATAGCAGTAGCTACACTGAGGTCAACCAAGGCTCAAGCATCACTACTAACAACCTAGCACTGATTGCTACTGGTGCTGGGGCAGATAGCAACATCGACATCAACGGCAGTAATCTTGATGTTACTAATAACGCCCTATTCCAAGCGGACAATGACTTCAATGTCAGTGGCGTGGCACAAAATAGTCAAACGCGCAGCACTAACAAAAGCTCAAACGCGGCTATTGGCGGTTACGCGTCTACAGGTAACGGCTTTGGTATTACCGCTAATGCTGGCAAAGGTAAAGGCTATGCCAATAGCGACTCAGTGACTTATGCCAATAGCAACATCAACGTTGGTAATACCACTACCCTAGATATTGGCAATGACCTCAACCTCAAAGGCGGGATACTTAACACAGACAAGATCCAAGGCGCGATAGGCGGTGATGTCAACATCGAATCGCTACAGGACACGGCAGCCTATGACAGCAAGCAGAAGAATGCAGGCTTTACCCTTGATGTCGCTTTAGAAGGTGCAGGCTCGAGTCTTTCACTCAATGGCGGCAAAACCGACATCAACGCAGATTATAAAGCGGTAGGCGAACAATCTGGCATCTTTGCCAATGAAGCCGACCTCGTAACCGAAGGCAAAGGCAACTTCATCGGTGGCGTGTTCACCACTTCAGCGGATGCCCAAGCCAATGGTAAGAGCAACATCGTCTTTAAACAAGGCGTGACCTCACAAGACATTAACAATACCACAAGCTATGAGGGCGATGCGATCTCTGTTGGCTTAAGTGCTGGTAAGATCAAAGACAAACCACAAGCGACTATGAGTGGGCTTGGCTACGGTACTGATAGTGATAGCGATAGCAGTATCACTAAAGGCGGCGTCAGTGGTTACAATGATCCAGAGGGCATTCTTACCACTGAGAATCGTGAAACTCTTGGCGGTAAGCTTGAGAGTGTATTTGATGCCAGTCGAGTGAATGAAGAGCTTGGGGCACAGACGATAATCACTAAAGAGTTTGGTAAAGAGGCGCCAAAGGCGGTTGGGGACTTTGCTAATAATCGTATTAAAGCCATTAGAGCTGACGCCACTCTTAGTGATGCCGAGAAAAACGCAGCAATTGCCAAATGGGATGAAGGCGGTATTTACCGAGTCGCGGCACACACCGCACTTGGAGCACTAGCCACTGGCAGTGTTGAGGGTGCACTAACGACAGGCGGCGTTGCTGCCGCTGCGCCAACGCTTAATGAGGTACAAACCAAACTAGCTAAAGCACTTGTCGATAAAGGTATGAGTGCAGACATTGCCGAAGGCGCTGCAAGTGGTGTGGTTAGTCTGGCATTACTAGGTGCTGGCAGTGCAGCTGGGCTTGATACGTCGAGTACAGCAACTGGAGTGAATGTCGATGCTAACAATAGGCAGTTGCATCCGAGTGAGATTAGTCAACTCAAACAACGTGCAAAAATATTAGCCAAAGGAGATAAAGATACAGAAGAATACTGGTTAAATCTTCTGTACGGTGCAGCTTATGCTAAAGTAGATGCCCAAGGTAACAACAAGTTTAATCAATATAAACAGGGAATAAATAATGGAATTGATGCATCAAGTCAACTAGGCGCTGAACTTGGAAACGCTTACCTTGCAGACTACCAAAAAGCTGAATCTATAATCAATGAGATGTCTAACAATGCAAAAGGGTCAGTTTACTTAAAAGACAATAAAGGAAATAGACTTACTGACAATAAAGGTAATGACATTGGTTTCTTAAATGCTGATAGTAATCAGTATAATTATAATACTTTATTAACAAATACTTATCCGCCTTCACCGCCAAACGGTGGTACATCCTTACGGAGTAATGATCCAAGAAGAAATCTTGGTACTGCGTTGGACTCACAAACTAAAGCTGCTGCTAGTCAGGTGGCTAATGTAGGTTCTGGTGCTATAACACCGGTACATCCTGAGGACTATGCACTCTTAGGATATGGAGCTGCTAAAACAGTTACCAATATTGCTAAGAGTAGTGCTGTTAAGGGAGCTACTAAAAATACTCTACCGTGGGGCACGTGGTCTTCTTATCCTAAAAAATCTTTCGAAACTCCAAAGGGTCCGCAAGATTTTGCACTAATAGGAGACAGGTATTATTCAAGTCATGCAGTAGGAAGAATGCAACCTAGTAATCAAAGATATTCATCGGGAATTTCATCTGAAGAAGGACTACGCTACAATACTGGCACTAAAGGTATGGAGCCAGGAATTTTAAATTATGATGGAAGAGAAATGATCCGTGGAAGATCTATTTCACCTAATAACGTTGAAGCTGTAATTAACAACTCTAAACCAATTAAACAAAACAATGGAAACTGGAAACATACATCTGGAGATGTCGAAGTAATATTAAGTCCAGACAAAAAGAGAGTTATAACTATTATTAATTAA